A genomic segment from Gammaproteobacteria bacterium encodes:
- a CDS encoding MBL fold metallo-hydrolase, with translation MITNKQSGTNIHEIADGIYRINTPIQLPVGAFSFNQYLIVDDQPMLFHTGPRRMFPLVQEAIAGILPPEQLSYIGFSHYEADECGSLNEFLAVAPESVPVCSQVAAIVSVNDVADRAARAMADGEVLDLGRHALRWFDTPHLPHGWECGLMFDDTTRTLMCGDLFTQGGEGKEALVESDILGPSEAFRGAMDYYAHTPNTELMLERLAQQSPATLACMHGSAWRGDGAALLRALSKSIEQRQADAG, from the coding sequence ATGATCACCAATAAACAGTCAGGCACCAATATCCACGAGATCGCCGACGGCATCTACCGGATCAACACCCCCATCCAACTGCCAGTAGGGGCCTTCAGCTTCAACCAGTATCTGATTGTCGATGATCAGCCCATGCTGTTTCATACCGGCCCGCGACGCATGTTCCCCCTGGTGCAGGAGGCCATCGCCGGCATCCTGCCGCCGGAACAACTGAGTTACATCGGCTTCTCGCACTACGAGGCGGATGAGTGCGGCTCACTCAACGAATTTCTTGCCGTGGCACCCGAATCCGTCCCCGTCTGTAGCCAGGTCGCGGCCATAGTCTCGGTCAACGATGTCGCCGACCGTGCCGCCAGGGCGATGGCGGATGGCGAGGTACTGGATCTGGGCAGACATGCCCTGCGCTGGTTCGACACTCCCCACCTGCCCCACGGCTGGGAGTGCGGCCTGATGTTTGACGACACCACCCGCACCCTGATGTGTGGCGACCTGTTCACCCAGGGTGGCGAAGGCAAGGAGGCGTTGGTGGAAAGCGACATCCTCGGCCCCAGCGAGGCCTTTCGTGGCGCCATGGATTATTACGCGCATACCCCGAACACCGAGCTGATGCTCGAACGCCTCGCCCAGCAATCGCCGGCCACGCTGGCCTGCATGCACGGCAGCGCCTGGCGGGGAGATGGCGCCGCACTCCTGCGCGCATTGTCAAAATCCATCGAGCAGCGGCAGGCTGATGCAGGATAA
- a CDS encoding zinc ribbon domain-containing protein has protein sequence MGYFLLWLLFGFASALVASSRGGRGFLYFIIGVIFGPFGLLFSFLAGPDKIECQFCKKTIREDATVCPHCQHELIEGPHETAKSLPKQSSPNDSDIRFCPMCAEEIKQAARICKHCKTDLV, from the coding sequence ATGGGATACTTTTTATTATGGTTGCTGTTCGGTTTTGCTTCCGCCTTAGTCGCATCAAGTAGAGGTGGGCGTGGTTTTTTATATTTCATTATTGGTGTAATCTTTGGCCCCTTCGGATTATTGTTTTCGTTTTTAGCTGGTCCAGACAAAATAGAGTGTCAATTTTGCAAAAAAACAATTAGAGAAGATGCTACTGTTTGCCCGCATTGCCAGCATGAACTCATCGAAGGTCCGCACGAAACTGCTAAATCTTTACCAAAACAATCCAGTCCTAATGATTCCGATATCCGATTTTGCCCCATGTGTGCAGAGGAAATTAAGCAGGCCGCCAGAATTTGTAAACACTGCAAAACTGATCTTGTTTAA